The following coding sequences are from one Actinomycetota bacterium window:
- the hpt gene encoding hypoxanthine phosphoribosyltransferase produces the protein MNPDVESVVLTEDEIQVKVAELGKRISEDYRDADLLLVGVLKGAFVLMADLSRAITVPAEFDFMAVSSYGSSTRTSGVVRILKDLDLDIGGRNVVIVEDIVDSGLTLSYLLSNLRGRGPRSLEICALMTKPDVQEVALDIRYHGFAMPPQFVVGYGLDYLQRYRNLPYVGTLKPHAYEE, from the coding sequence GTGAATCCGGACGTCGAGTCCGTGGTGCTGACCGAGGACGAGATCCAAGTCAAGGTCGCCGAGTTGGGCAAGCGGATTTCAGAGGACTACCGTGACGCCGACCTGTTGCTGGTCGGCGTGCTCAAGGGCGCCTTCGTGCTCATGGCTGATCTGTCTCGTGCCATCACGGTTCCCGCGGAGTTCGACTTCATGGCCGTGTCCAGTTACGGATCCTCCACTCGGACCAGCGGCGTCGTTCGGATCCTCAAGGACCTCGATCTGGACATCGGCGGGCGCAACGTCGTAATCGTCGAAGACATCGTGGATTCCGGGCTCACACTGTCCTATTTGCTCAGCAACCTGCGCGGTCGTGGCCCGAGGTCTTTGGAGATCTGTGCGCTCATGACCAAGCCGGATGTTCAGGAAGTCGCACTCGATATCCGTTACCACGGGTTCGCAATGCCCCCGCAGTTCGTGGTTGGCTATGGGCTCGACTATCTGCAGCGCTACCGAAATCTGCCATACGTCGGTACACTCAAGCCGCACGCCTACGAGGAGTGA
- the tilS gene encoding tRNA lysidine(34) synthetase TilS: MARENRRVEDLVAEARTVGEFVARVRRTIDDRELLSGGERVLVAVSGGPDSLSLLHALIRLAPVYRLELHVAHFDHRLREGSSADARFVVRHARRLGLPVTAGVADSTERLRGRSPEEASRIRRSSFLHEVAREIGATRIATGHTLDDQAETVVMNAFAGAGRRGLSGIPPRRWWYVRPLIDVRRDDVEAFCRALRLRPRMDPTNDTDDFLRNVVRHRVLPMLSGTLDARVAESLARAADVLRDEDRYLDGAAAAAAGVEPGPDGGRVRIERLREIPPALQRRAVRLLARAGNATLTAEQTEAVRALALDGRTGARLDLPGRLSALVEYGVLVVGPSPSPSSPRAAAGLEVPGRTDLTAWGLHARAVLGEDRPERWPDGLVACVFDADRVTFPLRVRRWRSGDRFRPIGMTSAKKVGDFFTDEKVPGGRRAEVPLVVDDQGVILWVVGHRMDDRAKVTEQTRRFLWLSVEED; encoded by the coding sequence GTGGCTCGTGAGAACCGGCGCGTAGAGGATCTCGTGGCGGAGGCGCGCACGGTGGGTGAGTTCGTGGCCCGCGTGCGCCGCACCATCGACGACCGGGAGTTGCTCTCCGGAGGCGAGCGAGTCTTGGTTGCGGTTTCCGGGGGCCCTGATTCGCTTTCTCTTCTACACGCGCTGATCCGTCTCGCGCCGGTGTACCGGCTGGAACTGCATGTCGCGCACTTCGACCACCGGCTTCGCGAAGGCTCCTCAGCCGACGCGCGCTTCGTGGTTCGTCACGCGCGCCGCTTGGGGCTCCCGGTGACCGCCGGCGTGGCCGACTCGACGGAGCGGTTGCGCGGGCGCTCCCCGGAGGAGGCCTCCCGCATTCGCCGCAGTAGCTTTTTGCACGAGGTAGCGCGCGAAATCGGAGCGACGCGGATCGCCACCGGCCACACGCTCGACGATCAGGCCGAGACCGTCGTGATGAATGCGTTTGCCGGCGCCGGTCGGCGCGGCTTGTCGGGAATCCCGCCGCGCCGTTGGTGGTACGTGCGTCCGCTTATCGACGTGCGACGCGACGACGTCGAGGCCTTCTGTCGGGCGCTGCGCTTGCGGCCGCGAATGGATCCCACGAACGACACCGACGATTTCCTTCGAAACGTGGTCCGGCACCGCGTGCTGCCGATGCTTTCTGGAACTTTGGACGCCCGCGTGGCCGAGTCGCTGGCGCGCGCCGCCGACGTGCTGCGGGATGAGGATCGGTACCTCGACGGCGCCGCGGCCGCTGCCGCCGGGGTCGAACCCGGACCCGACGGAGGTCGGGTACGGATCGAGCGGCTTCGCGAGATTCCCCCCGCGCTGCAACGGCGGGCGGTTCGCTTGCTGGCGCGCGCCGGGAACGCAACCCTGACGGCCGAGCAGACCGAGGCTGTGCGCGCGCTCGCGCTCGACGGCCGGACCGGCGCGCGCCTGGATCTGCCCGGCCGGTTGAGTGCGCTCGTCGAGTATGGTGTCCTGGTCGTCGGCCCGTCCCCCTCTCCGTCCTCGCCGCGCGCCGCAGCCGGCTTAGAGGTCCCGGGTCGCACGGATCTGACGGCTTGGGGGCTGCACGCCCGGGCCGTGCTCGGCGAAGATCGTCCGGAGCGGTGGCCGGACGGACTGGTGGCATGCGTGTTCGACGCGGACCGAGTTACCTTCCCTCTGCGCGTGAGGCGATGGCGTTCCGGCGACCGGTTCCGGCCGATCGGGATGACGAGCGCGAAGAAGGTCGGAGACTTCTTCACAGATGAAAAGGTGCCGGGGGGTCGGCGCGCGGAAGTTCCATTGGTCGTCGATGATCAAGGCGTGATCTTGTGGGTCGTCGGGCACCGGATGGACGATCGCGCGAAGGTGACCGAACAAACGCGACGGTTCTTGTGGCTGTCGGTCGAGGAGGACTGA
- a CDS encoding zinc-dependent metalloprotease — translation MTRSSDLIDWDLAARVGGRVGGSGPSTTAGFRRQAREDFIEFTRLSDRLVRDFTGLSPAVESIDPIVLSRGAWIRANLDGFSELLAPVTERLAAAAGPSAVTRRLTRAAVGLQIGLLLGYLSQKVLGQYDLVLTTEGAGKVYYVGPNIVEAEQRLALAPRDFRLWIALHEVTHRTQFTAVPWLRARVKGLVERSFAAMDLDSARMRRLVERGKELLLSGPQGWRAANVMNLLLSDEQRGVLAEMQALMCIVEGHGTFVMNRLGESQIPSYAHMKGALEARRRSTSSPERVFQRAIGLDMKYEQYVLGEKFCNEVADRAGTSAVNRVWEADGDNMPSLEEMRDPEAWLVRTGA, via the coding sequence GGACTTGGCCGCGCGCGTCGGCGGCAGGGTAGGCGGCAGCGGGCCGTCGACGACGGCAGGGTTCAGGCGGCAGGCCCGGGAGGACTTCATCGAGTTCACTCGTCTATCGGATCGACTCGTTCGCGACTTCACCGGTCTGAGTCCTGCAGTTGAGTCGATCGACCCGATCGTGCTGAGCCGCGGCGCGTGGATCCGCGCAAACCTGGACGGATTCAGCGAGTTGCTTGCTCCGGTCACCGAACGCCTTGCCGCCGCTGCAGGGCCATCGGCCGTCACCCGCCGCCTGACGCGCGCCGCGGTCGGCCTGCAGATCGGACTCCTTCTGGGGTATCTGTCGCAAAAGGTCCTCGGGCAGTACGACCTTGTCCTGACGACCGAGGGCGCCGGGAAGGTCTACTACGTCGGTCCCAACATCGTCGAGGCCGAACAGCGCCTTGCGCTGGCGCCGCGGGACTTTCGACTGTGGATCGCGCTTCACGAAGTGACCCATCGCACGCAGTTCACCGCGGTGCCGTGGCTGCGCGCGCGCGTCAAGGGCCTCGTCGAGCGCTCATTTGCCGCGATGGATCTCGACAGCGCGCGCATGCGACGACTGGTCGAGCGCGGCAAGGAATTGCTTCTCTCCGGCCCGCAAGGGTGGCGCGCGGCGAACGTGATGAACCTGCTGCTCTCCGATGAGCAGCGCGGCGTGCTGGCCGAGATGCAGGCGTTGATGTGCATCGTCGAAGGGCACGGAACGTTCGTGATGAATCGCTTGGGTGAATCCCAGATCCCGAGTTACGCGCACATGAAGGGCGCGCTCGAAGCGCGTCGCCGCAGTACCTCGAGTCCTGAGAGGGTCTTCCAGCGCGCGATCGGACTAGACATGAAGTACGAGCAGTACGTCCTTGGAGAGAAGTTCTGCAATGAGGTTGCGGATCGCGCGGGAACGAGCGCGGTGAATCGCGTTTGGGAAGCAGACGGTGACAACATGCCGAGCCTTGAGGAGATGCGCGATCCCGAGGCGTGGCTCGTGAGAACCGGCGCGTAG